GCGAGGCGGGCGTGCGTAACCTCGAACGCGAGATTTCCACCCTCGCCCGCAAGGCGGTGAAGGAACTCGTCATCTCCAAGAAGAAGTCGGTGAAGGTCACCGCCAAGAATCTGGAGACCTTCCTCGGGGTGCCGCGCTTCCGCTATGGCGAGATCGAGCGGGAAGACCAGGTGGGCGTCGTCACGGGCCTTGCCTGGACCGAGGTGGGCGGCGAGCTGCTGACCATCGAAGGCGTCATGATGCCCGGCAAGGGCCGCATGACGGTGACCGGCAACCTGAAGGAAGTGATGAAGGAGTCCATCTCCGCCGCCGCCTCCTACGTGCGGTCGCGTTCGGTGGACTTCGGCATCGAGCCGCCGCTGTTCGAGCGTCGGGACATCCACGTCCACGTGCCCGAAGGCGCGACCCCGAAGGACGGCCCGTCCGCCGGCGTCGCCATGGCCACCACCATCGTCTCCGTGCTCACGGGCATTCCCGTGCGCCGTGACGTGGCGATGACCGGCGAGATCACGCTGCGCGGCCGCGTGCTGCCCATCGGCGGCCTCAAGGAGAAGCTGCTGGCCGCCCTGCGCGGCGGCATCAAGAAGGTGCTGATCCCCGAGGAGAACGCCAAGGATCTGGCGGACATCCCGGACAATGTGAAGAACGCGCTGGAGATCATTCCCGTGTCGCGCATGGACGAGGTGCTCCACCACGCCCTCCTGCGGCACCCCGAGCCGATCTCCTGGACCGAGCAGCCGGTGAGCGGCGCGGTCGTTCCGGACGAGGATGCGGCGGGCGTCGTCGCCCACTGAGTCGTCGCCCATCGCGGTTGGAAGTGGCCCGGAATCACGATTCCGGGCCATTTTTCTTTGTGTGGATGCCGCCTGCGACGCCGCCGGCCGTGCCTTTGCTCCACCGCTGTCGCCCGGCTCCGGGCGCTTCGAAAATTCCACTGCAAACACAGCTACTTAAGTAACGCTGCTCCGGAGGCTCCGGGGCGCGAACGCTGGTGCGCGCGGCTGCCGGAACCGTTGGAAATCGTTTGTTTATGCGGGTTTGTGGCGCTTTGGCGCTTGCAAAAGCCACATTTTCCGTAAAGCTTCCCGCCCATCGTTGAGGCCAACGCCCTGCGATTCGAGAGATACAATGGAAGGAACGGTCACATGACCACCAAGAACGAACTGATCGCCGCGGTGGCCGAAGAGGCCAAGCTCACGAAGGCGGCTGCGGCGGCTGCCGTGGATGCCACGTTCGACATCATCGCCAAGGCGCTGAAGGACGGCGAAGAAGTGAAGCTCATCGGCTTCGGCTCCTTCTCGGTCGTGACCCGCGCCGCCCGCGAGGGCCGCAACCCGCGGACCGGCAAGCCGGTGAAGATCGCCGCCTCCAAGGCGCCGAAGTTCACCCCCGGCAAGGGCCTCAAGGAAGCGGTCAACGACTGATCCATTCCGTGTGGCGCTCCGTCCGCGTTGTGCGGGCGGGGCGCCCCGGCTCCCCGTCCCGAGGTCTGGCTTGCGCCATCCCGGGGCCGGTTTACCTGAGGCTGTTGAACCAGTTCAGGATGTTGTCGCTCCCCGCGAGCGTCGCGGCATCGCCATAGAGACCGGCGATGAAGGTTCCGCGGTGGCTTCCCCCCGCCACCGGCACGCCCGCCGCCTGCCTGCCCCCCGCCGAAAGCGCGCGGAACACCATGGCCGGGTGGATCGCCTCGTCGGCGAGCCCGTAATGGAAGCGGATCGGGCTGTCATATTTCCAGTAGGATGCGCGGTTGGCCGCCAGATGCCGCAGGAAGGCGCTGTTCTGGTCGGCGGTGAAGCGCTCGAAGAAGCCCGGCACCATCAGCTCCGCGCCCGTCGGCAGCCGTTTCATCTGCGCGTCGTCGAGCTCGTAGCGCGTCCAGTAGGTCTGCGCGAGATCCTGATATTCGGGGCGCACGGCCGTCTTCAGCAAGCCCGTCAGATTGTACTGAAGCTCGTAGCTGCCGAGCGCGATGATCATGCACAAGGCGATCCAGACCGGCAGCGGGGGATAGGAGGTCGTGCCCTTGGGCAGCGGAAACATCGCGTCTCCGGTCCAGAAGCGCCACGTCTCGTTTAGGTCATTGAAGGGGCTGGCGACGGCCGTCGCGGCGATGGGCCGGCCGTCCTCCCGCAGCGCCTGGTGCAGCCATTGCGTGTTGATCGCGCCCTGCGACCAGCCGTGGAGGAAGAGTTTGCCAGGGCTGCACCCCAGGGCCCGCAGCGCCGTCTTGCCGGCGGCCAGCATCTGGAGGCAGGTGCGCACGGAGGCGCCTTTCACCGCATAGGCCTCGCCCCGGTCGCCCCGGAACGGTCCCTTGCCCAGATAATCGGCGGCGATCACCGCATACCCCTGTCCGGCGAAGCGCTGCACGTTGAAGAGCGTTTCGAGGGAATCCGCCGCATCGCTCGTCCGGTAAGTGGGATCGGCGAGACGCGTCAGGTTCGAGGGCACCTGATCGAAGGACAGGATCGTGCCGTGCTGCCAGGACACGACGGGCAAGGGCCCCTTGGCGCCCGCCGGAAGGGCCAGAAGGCCGCTGATCTTGAGGCGTTCGCCAGTCTCGGGGACGGTGACGTCCGTGACGAGGCGGTGCAGGTCCACGTCGAAGCTCGCGCCGTTCGCCTTGGCATCGAAGGCGGGAAGAATGACCGGTGCGTTGAAGAGCGGAAACGCCTCTGCCACCAGCGCATCGAGCCGCGCGCGGCTGACCCGGCAGGAGAGATCGATGCCGCGTCCCGCCCCACTGGCAGCATGCGCGGAGTGCTTGGCGTCAGCCAGTCCCAGTGCCGCCACGCCCGTGCCCAGCACCAGCGCCCGCCGCAGCCCATCGACGGGGCCGGTCGCGCGCGCGTCTTCATCTGGCGGGGCAGGGACGGGGACGGATCGTGACATGGGCGCCATGGCGCAACTCCTCGGGATCACGGGGCCGGTGCACGTCTCAATGCCCATGCGCGAGCCGGACGATCAGAAGGCGTGACGATGCGCGGACGTTACTGCCTGCCGCGTCAAAGGCGAAGATCAAGCTTCGATCACGCGGCGTTTCGCTCCCTCCAGGCCTTGCGGGGCGCGCCGGCGCATGTCCGGCCGGGGGGCTCTGCACGGCTTCGCATGGCTGGGGCTCCGTCCATGTGGATTGAGCCGGCAAATGAATGGCGCTAAGGACGCGCGCCGCATGCGCGGACCGCCGGACGGCGGGCAGGGAGGCGCCCCATGAGTGCAGACATCACCGCCGGCGCAGGGGCCGGATCGTCACCGGACTATGCGCGCAAGGCGCTGATCGGCTCCACGCTCGGCTTTGCCATGGATGGCTTCGACCTGCTCATACTCGGCTTCATGCTGCCGGCCATCGCCACCGACCTCGGCCTGTCCCCGGTGCAATCCGGCGCCCTCGTCACCTGGACGCTTATCGGCGCGGTGCTGGGCGGCATCCTCTTCGGCGTCCTGTCGGACTATTACGGCCGCGTCCGCGTGCTGGCCTGGACCATCCTGCTGTTTGCCGTCTTCACCGGCCTCTGTGCGCTCGCCCAGGGCTTCTGGGACCTGCTTGCCTATCGCTTCGTCGCTGGCCTTGGCCTCGGCGGCGAGTTCGGCATCGGCATGGCGCTCGCGACCGAAGCCTGGTCGGCGGAGAAGCGCGCCCGCGCCTCGTCCTATGTGGCGCTCGGCTGGCAGGGCGGCGTCCTGCTGGCGGCGCTGGTCACACCGCTCCTGCTGCCGCTCATCGGCTGGCGGGGCATGTTCGCAGTGGGCATCGCGCCGGCCGTGGTCGCCTTCATCGTGCGCCGTACACTCGGGGAGCCCGAGATCTTCGTCGCCCGCGCCAAGGGTCCGCGCCAGCCCCTGCCGCTGGGCCTGCTGGTGAAGGACTGGGAGACGACGAAGACGAGCTTTGCCATGTTCGTCCTCTGCGCGGTCCAGAATTTCGGCTATTACGGCATCATGATCTGGCTGCCGAACTATCTCTCCCAGAGGTTCGGCTATTCGCTTACCAAGTCCTCGCTCTGGACGGCCGTGACCATCCTCGGCATGGCGGCGGGCATCTGGGGCTTCGGCCAGCTGGCAGACCGCATCGGCCGCCGCCCGAGCCTCATCCTCTACCAGATCGGTGCGGCCGTCTCGCTGGTGGTCTATTCCCAGCTCACCGATGCCTCGGCGCTTCTCATCGGCGGCGCCGTCATGGGCTTCTTCGTCAACGGCATGATGGGCGGCTATGGGGCCTTGCTGTCCGAGTGCTATCCCACCGCCGCCCGCGCCACGGCGCAGAACGTGCTCTTCAATCTCGGGCGCGGGGTGGGCGGCTTCGGGCCGCTCGTCATCGGCATCCTCGCCAGCCAGTATTCCTTTGCGCTCACCATCGCCCTGCTGTCGGGCATCTATGTGCTCGACATGGTGGTGACCGTGTTTCTGGTGCCGGAGCGCCGGGGCGAGGCGCTGACCTGACGGGCGAACTGGCGTCGCAAGCCGGACGCCCCGCGAGGCGCCCGGCTTGCGATCGGGATCAGGCCGACTCGATCTGCGACCACGGCACCTGTTCGCCATGGAACAGGGGGATGAGTTCGCCCTCGCCGGGGATGTTCACCGCCTCGCAGGTGGGGGAGAGCGTGTCGGTGATGGTGATGCGCGCTTCATTGGGCTTGAGGCCGTAGAAGGCCGGGCCGTTGAGGGAGGCGAAGGCCTCGAACTTGTCCAGCGCGCCTTCCTCGGCGAACACCTTCAGATAGGCTTGAAGCGCGACAGGCGCGCTGAAAACGCCGGCGCAGCCGCAGGCATTTTCCTTCAGGTGGCGCATATGCGGCGCGGTGTCGGTGCCGAGGAAGAAATTCGCTTCCCCGCTGGTCGCCGCCTGACGGAGCGCAAGCCGGTGCTGCTCGCGCTTGAGGATCGGCAGGCAGTACATGTGCGGCCGCACGCCACCCTGGAACAGCGCGTTGCGGTTATAGAGCAGGTGCTGGGGCGTGATGGTGCCGCCCACATGGCTCCGGTGCCGGCGCACGAGGGCAACGCCCTCCGCCGTGGTGATGTGCTCCATCACCACCTTGAGGCGCGGGAACTTGGCGAGCATGGGCTCCAGCACCGCATCGATGAACGCGCGCTCGCGGTCGAAGATGTCGATATGCTCGCGTGGCAGCTCGCCATGGACGAGCAGCGGCATGCCCGCCTCTTCCATCGCCGCCAGTACCTGCTCGATGCGGGCGATCTCGGAGACGCCGTGGGCCGAGTTGGTGGTGGCGTGCGCCGGATAGAGCTTGGCGGCGGTGAGCACGCCGTCGCTGTGGCCGGCGATGAGATCCTTCGGATCGGTGCCGTCGGTGAGATAGACGGTCATCAGCGGCGTGAAATCGACGCCGGCGGGAATGGCGGCGCGGATGCGCTCGCGATAGGCGGCGGCCATGGCGGTCGTCACCACCGGCGGCGTCAGGTTCGGCATCACGATGGCTCGCCCGAACTGCCGGGCGGTGAAGGGCACAACCTCCTTCAGCACCGCACCGTCGCGGAAATGGACATGCCAGTCGTCTGGCCGCCGGATCGTCAAGCTCGCCACGTCACCCATCCTCCGAAACAGCCCCATGCTTCGGGCTGAAGTCCAGTCTCGCGCGCCCTGGCCGTCACGGTCCGCAGGCCCGGCCGCCGATGCCGTAAGGACGGCGGCGGGCGTGCTGCGGCATGTCGATCGGCGGCTGTGCCGCCAAGGCAGCGCCGCCCCGCAGCTGCCCGGCAAGGGGCTGCGCGGGCGCGCGCCTGTGTTAGCTGGTCCGTCCTCGCTTCGTCCATGGCGGCAGCGCGGAAATGCGCGCGGATACCCGCTGCCCCCGCTCGGCGCGCGCCGGCGGCGGCCCGGCCGTCCCGTGGCCACAGCTTATCGCGCGGTCCGGAGTTTACGCTGGCGCGGCGGCGTCTTATATGGCGGTCAGTGGTCGCCATGACGCGGCCGGCCCCATGGCCATAAGGTGCACGGGGCCGTGGGCGGTTAGCTCAGTTGGTAGAGCATCTCGTTTACACCGAGAGGGTCGGCGGTTCGAGCCCGTCACCGCCCACCAGTACCGCCAGTCGCTTCCAAGCTGTTGTTCTTGTTCGTTCGGCCGACGCTTGCGCGAAACTTGCGCAAGCGTTGCAGCACGGGCCGTTTGATTAACAAAACGTCAGAATGCGCCTTGATCGGGTCTGCGCGTGCGCCCTACTATAGTTAACAGCGATGGCGTCGAATCCCGGCCCTTCGCGCGTAACATGGGATGCATCGGCGCAGATGACCGGTTGGCCGGCTCCGCAGCAGGGGATCCCGTTGAGTTGGGATGTACTCTGATGAAGCCGCAACTCGTTCAGATCAGCCCCCGGCCCGTGCCGCAGCGCGTATCTGCCAACCGTCGCGCCAGTCGGCGTTTTCCCACGGCGCAACGCGCCTTCATCGTGAATGGCGATGAGCGCCTTTGCGTCTGCGAACTGGTCGACATGTCCGCCGGCGGCGCGCAGGTGCGCATCACCAGTGCCAACGAGCTTCCGGAAATGTTCGACCTGCTGATCGCGGGCGACACCTATCTCAAGACCGTGCCCGTGGAAGTGCGCTGGCGCGGCGGCGACCGGATGGGCGTGCAATATCTGTCGGATGGCGTCTGCGCCTGATCGTTCACGCCGATTCCCACCTTCCCTGACGCCGCATCACAAGCCTTGGATGCGGCGTTTTGCTTTTGCGCGCCCGCGTCGTTCCCTGTTGCACTCGTCTGCTTATTCTTTCACCAGACGGAGGTTAAATAGTAACGTTATTTCAAATATCGAAATTGTTTGTTGCGGTTGCCATTGGGCCTCTGTAGAGGCCGGTATCTGCCGACGGGCATCGCTCCCGAGGCTGCCATGACTGTGGAACCCGCATGAGACGGCAGATCGTTCATCTGACTGCGCATTCGGCCGCCCGGCAGCGGCAGGACAACCGGCGTTCCGTCCGGCGTTTTCCCACATCGCAGCGGGCCTGGATCATCAACGACAGCGAACAGCTCTGCTTCTGCGAGATCGTGGACATGTCCTCGCGGGGCGCGCAGATCCGCGTCTCCCTGAGCGCCCAGATCCCCGGCACCTTCCAGTTGCTCATCGTGGGCGAGACCTACATGAAGCGCGTGCCGGTCTCACTCCAGTGGCGCGGCGGCGATCGGCTCGGCGTGATGTATCTCTCAGAGGGCGTCATCGTCTGACGCAGCCTCTCGCTCGCAGCATGGGTTGAGGGAAGGGCAGCCGCTTCCAAGGGGCAGGGTGTCGCGAACGACCGTGACCATACCGCCGCGTTCCGATGCATTCTTGGAGATCGGGCGAAGACGGCGTCAGACCGCAGGCGCAGCTTAGTAAAGCGGATGGGGTCGCCTGACCAAGTCGATCTGATTGTCTTTTGAAGCGTCAGGCTCATCGAGCCATATGATGGCGGGAGTGACGGGGCTCGAACCCGCGACCTCCGGCGTGACAGGCCGGCGCTCTAACCAACTGAGCTACACCCCCGAATTCGCCGCCGCAGAAGCAATCAGCGCGTCGAGTGAGGGGTTGATACGGTCCGCCCCTTTCCAAGTCAAGCGAGGCCCAAATCTTTTCGTGACACCTGTGTAAAACCTGCGCCGCAAATTCACCCAACCCCTTGAAACGTAAGGGCTGAAGATGAGGGCGACGGCGTCGCCACGGCGTCGCCCGCCCTTTTCCGGGCCTGTTGGCGGCCGGGCCGGCGATTCCGGAAGCGGCCGGACAAGGTTCCGCATGAGCGGCGAGAGGAGGGGAGGGCGGCTGAACGCGCGAGAGTGCCGGCGCGTGCCGCCCCAGGGATCAGCGCTTGGCCTGAAGGCCCGCCGTCTCGCGTTCCATGTAGCGCAGGGTGAAGGGCTTCAACTGGCCTTCGAGCCAGCGGGCCATGTCCTCTTCCTGTTCGAGGCTCTGCTGGAGGAGGGGCATGGCTTCCGTGAAGGCGCCCTGCTCGGCCATGGCGAGCAGCGAGCGATAAGCGGCGATCTCGTAATTCTCGAAAGCGTAATCCGCGAAGGTGTTCTTCAGGATCTCGTCGCCCGCCACCGTATGGCCGAGGGCCGCCATGTTGCCCATCACGGACGCGGCCGTGTCCTTCAGCGTCGAGGCATCTTCCGAGAGGCCTTCCAGAATGGCGTCCAGCCGGTCGATCTGGCCTTCGGTCTCGTCCACGTGCAGCCGCAGGCGCAGCGCCAGTTCCGGATAGCTCTCCAGCCGATCGAGCTGGCGGTTCATGATGGAGAGGGCTTCGTTCTCGAGCGCGTGGGCGTTGCGCAGTCCGACGACGAAGATGTCGCGGATGGTCTGTTCGGTCATTGTCATCTCCAGGGGGCAGGGGTGTCCCCTTGGAGAAAAGGTTCAGCGCGCGGCTTCGTTCCTCATGCGCGGCCCGGCGTCTCGGTGCGGGACCGGCCGGTCGTCTCAGAGCGGATAGCGGGGCAGGGGAAGCTGGGAAGGGACGGAGGCGATATCGGCAGACGGGGCCGCAACCGCCGCGGTGGGCGCAGGCGTGCCGACATGGCGGGCGACAAAGCGTTCCAGATGCTCGTCCCACTGGTCGAGTTCGCGGGCCAGCGTGATCGCG
The Azorhizobium caulinodans ORS 571 genome window above contains:
- a CDS encoding HU family DNA-binding protein, which codes for MTTKNELIAAVAEEAKLTKAAAAAAVDATFDIIAKALKDGEEVKLIGFGSFSVVTRAAREGRNPRTGKPVKIAASKAPKFTPGKGLKEAVND
- a CDS encoding alpha/beta hydrolase family protein, which codes for MAPMSRSVPVPAPPDEDARATGPVDGLRRALVLGTGVAALGLADAKHSAHAASGAGRGIDLSCRVSRARLDALVAEAFPLFNAPVILPAFDAKANGASFDVDLHRLVTDVTVPETGERLKISGLLALPAGAKGPLPVVSWQHGTILSFDQVPSNLTRLADPTYRTSDAADSLETLFNVQRFAGQGYAVIAADYLGKGPFRGDRGEAYAVKGASVRTCLQMLAAGKTALRALGCSPGKLFLHGWSQGAINTQWLHQALREDGRPIAATAVASPFNDLNETWRFWTGDAMFPLPKGTTSYPPLPVWIALCMIIALGSYELQYNLTGLLKTAVRPEYQDLAQTYWTRYELDDAQMKRLPTGAELMVPGFFERFTADQNSAFLRHLAANRASYWKYDSPIRFHYGLADEAIHPAMVFRALSAGGRQAAGVPVAGGSHRGTFIAGLYGDAATLAGSDNILNWFNSLR
- a CDS encoding MFS transporter, which encodes MSADITAGAGAGSSPDYARKALIGSTLGFAMDGFDLLILGFMLPAIATDLGLSPVQSGALVTWTLIGAVLGGILFGVLSDYYGRVRVLAWTILLFAVFTGLCALAQGFWDLLAYRFVAGLGLGGEFGIGMALATEAWSAEKRARASSYVALGWQGGVLLAALVTPLLLPLIGWRGMFAVGIAPAVVAFIVRRTLGEPEIFVARAKGPRQPLPLGLLVKDWETTKTSFAMFVLCAVQNFGYYGIMIWLPNYLSQRFGYSLTKSSLWTAVTILGMAAGIWGFGQLADRIGRRPSLILYQIGAAVSLVVYSQLTDASALLIGGAVMGFFVNGMMGGYGALLSECYPTAARATAQNVLFNLGRGVGGFGPLVIGILASQYSFALTIALLSGIYVLDMVVTVFLVPERRGEALT
- the pyrC gene encoding dihydroorotase, which encodes MGDVASLTIRRPDDWHVHFRDGAVLKEVVPFTARQFGRAIVMPNLTPPVVTTAMAAAYRERIRAAIPAGVDFTPLMTVYLTDGTDPKDLIAGHSDGVLTAAKLYPAHATTNSAHGVSEIARIEQVLAAMEEAGMPLLVHGELPREHIDIFDRERAFIDAVLEPMLAKFPRLKVVMEHITTAEGVALVRRHRSHVGGTITPQHLLYNRNALFQGGVRPHMYCLPILKREQHRLALRQAATSGEANFFLGTDTAPHMRHLKENACGCAGVFSAPVALQAYLKVFAEEGALDKFEAFASLNGPAFYGLKPNEARITITDTLSPTCEAVNIPGEGELIPLFHGEQVPWSQIESA
- a CDS encoding PilZ domain-containing protein, with product MKPQLVQISPRPVPQRVSANRRASRRFPTAQRAFIVNGDERLCVCELVDMSAGGAQVRITSANELPEMFDLLIAGDTYLKTVPVEVRWRGGDRMGVQYLSDGVCA
- a CDS encoding PilZ domain-containing protein, giving the protein MRRQIVHLTAHSAARQRQDNRRSVRRFPTSQRAWIINDSEQLCFCEIVDMSSRGAQIRVSLSAQIPGTFQLLIVGETYMKRVPVSLQWRGGDRLGVMYLSEGVIV
- a CDS encoding ferritin-like domain-containing protein translates to MTEQTIRDIFVVGLRNAHALENEALSIMNRQLDRLESYPELALRLRLHVDETEGQIDRLDAILEGLSEDASTLKDTAASVMGNMAALGHTVAGDEILKNTFADYAFENYEIAAYRSLLAMAEQGAFTEAMPLLQQSLEQEEDMARWLEGQLKPFTLRYMERETAGLQAKR